Sequence from the Lepisosteus oculatus isolate fLepOcu1 chromosome 13, fLepOcu1.hap2, whole genome shotgun sequence genome:
tccGCATCACGGACGGAGTGGTGGCACTATGGCTatggatctgtgcctgtggctggaaggtagccggttcaaatcctgcagccacagaggaatcctactccgttgggcccctgagcaaggccaactgctccaggggtgctgtacaatggcagactctgcgctctgaccccaggctctctccctgtctgtgtgtctcatggagagcaagctggggtatgcgaaaagatgaattcctaatgcaagaaattgtatagggctaataaagtgatgttatgttatgttaagaACTCTTAACAAAATAGTTAAGACCTATGTTTTCTAAATCCACTATGACTTTCCACTAGAATTCCATTGCCATAGAGATGATCCTCTCTTAATACTTACCTTTACCATAACCTTACATGTAATAGAAGTCAGACATACTGATGTACAAGAAttgagttcagttttgtcaCTCTTTCTATAGATTGGTGTTAGGTTAATGCTCTTCAAAATCACCACATTCTTGACACAAGTACACCAGAAATTTACAAGGTATAGGTCCTTGGGTCCCAGCAAAATGCAATGAATCAAATACTCGTTTCTGTAACAAATTGCTACATTAGCGATTTTCCAGTCAATGCATATTACCCCTGCCTTGAGCCGCTCAGGGAAGAGTTCTGTTAATGGCTTCTGGATAACATCTCATTTTTTTAAGTGCAATTGGTAGAATACCACTTAACACTTAAGAGTTTCCAGGGCTTGTAACACATTTACAATTAATAGATGCATTAAGCTGTTTGACACACTGCTTTCTTGACTTGAATTACGTGTGAGCCGAATCTGTTCCGTGCTTAAGGCAGAATGTCTTTTGAATGACACCCTTTTCTTTTCTGGTTCCATATACAATCTGTCCCCCTTCGACTTCCTTTAAACTGTCCCATTCCTTCATAGTCTGCCTTCCTGAAATGGCAAACCCTGAGCCTTGTTCTCTAACTACAAAGTCAACTTGTCAAAGTCAACTTCGAAGCACACCATGCTGTGATCACAGTTGCCAATTGGTTTGCTTTCCCCCATTTTCTTTACTCTGTCATGATAAGATCAGTGCAGACATGCTCTCTAAGTAGGTGATCTGACATGCATAATAAGAAAGCAGACAGTAGCTGGATCTGCCATTATATGTCCAGCTACTCATCTCTCTGTTGTATTTCCTCTatgagaaaaattaaaatgcccCATAATACCACTTTTTCCTTTACACACATTCCTCATTTCATGTTAGAATACAATATAATTGTCTGATATAATTTCCTCAATTTCTGTGTGCTGAAGGTTTGtgcaaaagtaaatatttttggcattttaaGATGATTTCCTTTCAATAGTACTTCCaaacattgaaatactgtaaactCTGTTTCATAACATTTAGGTTTTAAAATTTCTACATGTCTCATTTTTCAGTTCTAGAAAATGCTAGCCCTACTGATGATGGATATGAAAAGCATGTTAATGATATGAGTTGCACTTAGGTTctaaccttttaaaataaaaatcagaacgTATTTTTTCATCTCCATCATTGCAAGTAATTGAAGAATGTAATGCATATGCCCAGGAGCTGTCAAGCCAGTTCAGTGCAAGCTTTGCTCTGGTTACACCTGATGTGCAGCTTGACATGAATTCATGCACTTAAAAAGCATTTCTtttggtttcttttcttctctgcaAAAGGGAAATCTGGCAGCATCTTGGTGTTAAATGATAAGCCAAGGGCAGTGTGGAGTTTTCCAGTAAGGAATGACGGATGTGATGAAGGAAGGAATAATTCACAAAGAAACAGattaaggtttattccgtgctgaaaagaagagacacaatgttccggcagtggagccttcttcgggtgtttcTCAAAGAGCCTAGGGAAATCTGAGAAACTGGATTGCTTTCTTCCAGAATTTGACCCTTCCTTCTAGCTAATTGCAAATATTTCCTAATTGCCTGGAAATCAGACGTGATATACcatgctctttttttttctcctgtggaAATCTACCTATGGACCAAATGTTACATTGGCTCTAAGCACTTCAAATATATGCTGAACTTTCAAAGATCAGGCTGTTGCATTACAttggctacaattaataaagaTTTACCATCTGTCCCAAAGTAGGTTGGGAGTGTCCTTCACATCACACCAGGTAGTGTTGCACTTCTTGTGCCCTCAGCAATTTAGGGAAAAGTGAGTCTCATAGCCTAATGAAGATAAGCCATTGGAGCTTCCTCATTTTAAGACATGTAGTCATGGTACTTTGTATATGGTGTTTGCATGCCCCAAAGACACGCTGCCTTGATGATCTGCTGTCTTTAAATTATCCGTTTGCTTGTGCGCGTGCACCCTGCAGTGCTCTGGCGCCCTGTTTAGGGTGTAGTCGCTCTTGGCACTCTGTGCTTCTGGGATGGTCTCTGCGTTGCAGCTACTCTTATCGGGGACCAAGTTGTTTTCTGAAACCAGATGGATGTATGCTAAGTCATGAACTTCCCTATTTCTTCCTCTCaacatatttataataataattgtttacacttatatagcgcttttctggacactccactcaaagcgctttacaggtaatggggactcccctccaccaccaatgtgcagccccacctggatgatgcgacggcagccatagtgtgccagaacgctcaccacacatcagatatcagtggggaggagagcaatatagccaattcatagatggggattattaggaggccatgattggtaaagaccaatggggaaatttggccaggacgccggggttacacccctactcttttcgaaaaacaccctgggatttttaatgaccacagagagtcaggacctcggttttacgtctcatccgaaggacggcgcctgttttacagtatagtgtccccgtcactatactggggcattaggacccacatggaccgcagggtgagcaccccctgctgaccccactaacacctcttccagcagcaaccttagtttttcccaggaggtctcccatccaggtactgaccaggctcacacctgcttagcttcagtggggctgccagttgtgagttgcagggtgatatggctgctgtttaTTTAGCACTGATTTGCTTGTTAGTgctaaaaaaatctgttttcccaCCTAATATCACATTGTCTTCTGGgtgcagtatttctttagaTCTTCCTATTGCTTCCCCCCTGCCCTTTCCGAAAGAAGTTTTTCAAAGCCTCTTTCCTAATGAGAATTTGGAAATCGGCCATTATAACACCTTACTTTCTGCCGTATCTGGTTGTGTGGAACTAACCGGTCAGTTCCTTAATTAGGTTGGTGTAATTAAACAGATGTGGGTGCCAGACATAGTGTTGATGAGCAATCCTGAAGGTGAGTAATTGAACGCATCTTCTGGGGGGTTGCCACAGCAACTGAGAGTAAAGGGAGGTGTAAGGAGGCTTGAATACTGTAGTCTCACAGAGCACCTCAGTACTCTGCTATTGGAGGTGTGACTGCTCTGCATTCAGATACTTTCATAATGCCTTCATTTAATTGTGCTTTATTTGCCTAGcagaaagaaatacatttgttaatGTTAAGTGATTCCTTTTGACCTATTTAGTATTAAACAAACTGTAAgattcacaagacaaaaatactaaaaaaaacaaataccgcCCCCCATACTTCTGTGTTGAGGTGTTTGTTATATCAAGGTTTCACTCTACACTTCATAGAAGTATTTCACCTTGCAAAAGTTAATTCAAATATAATGGGTTAAGGAACACGTCCCTTTAAGATGGTTCGTATTGCATTTTTGAGAAGTGTTAAACATTAAGTGGAAGTTGCAATGCATCAATTAACACGAGACAAATCTACAGTTCGGGATGGATGAAAGAAAGCATTCTCCTTCATTTTTGTCTGCAAcagaagacaaaagaaaaaaacaatcaattgtCTCAAATAAATTGGCTGCCAACTGCAGATCTGAGCAAATTAAAAATCCTGTCTCCTGATTCTATTTTCAGACTGTTTTTCACTCGGCAGTGTTTGCTGTTACTTCTATCTTGGGTGGAAGCTATCTCTCGTGGATGTTTCTGACAAGGTTATGATCGTGTCAGTCTTTGATTGCACCCTTGGGCTGTTTCCTCAGGAGAGGTTTTCCTGATAGGGTGCCGGGGGGGTTGAGTGCAGTTTGAAGGCAGTCAAGTGCTGATTGAAGGCATTCTCCAACAGTGTTGACTTTGGTGTATCAAGTGGCTTGGGGGATGAGAAGTCCCTCTGTGTGGGGAAATGCTTCAGCAGGTTTGTGTGAAAGAGCCGTCACCTGCAGTTTTACCAGCACCTCCTGGTGTTAGTGTGCTGCTGCAGAGATCGGGGAAATTCGTGAGGTCCTGCTGTTAGGGAACTGGGGTGTTGATGTCACCATGTCAGTGGATGCTCCCACCTGATATATGTGcggagaggtggctctgtggctaaggatctgcgcctgtggctggaaggttgccggttcaaatcccgcggccggcagaggaatcctactctgttgggcccctgagcaaggcccttaaccccaactgctgcaGGGGTGCTGTACCTGTAAacagctgaccctgcgctctgaccccaagctcctctctccccgtctgtgtgtctcatggagagcaagctgcgAAAAGAAATTgctaatgtaagaaattgtatatggctaataaagtgctCTCTCTCTTATATGCTACTGCCTTCCTCCTTATATACTACTGCCTTCCtctgttctatttttttgttttggcagGTTTGTACAGAGTCAAACCTTCTCTGAACTAAAACCTGCTCATCCTTTAATTTCTCTATAGGAATACTCAAAAGGCTTTTGTCGAGGCTTGCAAAATTACAGTATTGAGTGATTGCCAGAGAGTTCATCTGTCCATATTTGTTGGGGTTAATCCTAGTGTaattaaaaacagcagcaacaaataaaacctgagaacatgtcacttttttttttaaatgtcacttcTGGACACAGGTACATGGCTCTTTCTACCCATAGACCATTGGTAAATCAGTTAAGGCAATAAACCAAGGTTAATTTCACCTAGAACAAGCAGTCACTCACGATATTAGGCTGCTAATACCATTCATTTTGACTGACAAACTGAATCTAGGCTGATTTCCGGTTATTGAAAGTATCATGCAAAGTACCATAATGACATGTAATATCTCACAGTAAAAATGGGTCATTTAAGTTAAACAAGTTATATTTGTCTAACAGACCACCGTGTCTCAAAGTACCAGCACTGCTATATGGGTCAGTATGTGTTATGGACAACCACTGTAAATAAGGTACAGGATTCAAGTACAGCAATTTAATCAGCATGCAGTACAATAATAGAATCTTTAATAAGGTGCTTGGATTGCTGAAGCGGTTTATTCTGTTTGCCTTCCTAGAAATGATAAATTTATATGTCAGTTTTGCTGTGATATGatgtaaaaaatgtcattttgctCCAATGTTATGCATGTTCATCTGTAGACCAGGATAGCATCCTTTAATGTTGTAATGTTTCCTTTTCAGGTTCTTCTGCAGCATGAACCCTGTTTATAGCCCTGCACCAACAGGGGTCCCCTATCCAAATTCAAAGGGAATCGGATACCCAGGTAAGAAGAGCACGTGTGGGATACAGCATAGTGTGCGCAGCTCCCTGTACGGTTTGCAGTGTTAAGTAACCAAGATGCTGTGAAACAGCTTTTGTAATCAGACAAGAGTATAAAAGCATAGTGGGAGTGGCAAAGTGGACTTGTGGTTATCggtgctgccttgcagctctggggcctGGGGTTCAGTTCTTGCGCTGTGTGgagttttgtatgttctccccatgttttgTTCTACAGCCCaggcatactggtagattaattggcttttgggaaattggccctggtgtgaatgtgtgcttgTTGAGTTTGTGTCTGCCCTGGGGTGGACTGGCTACCCGTCCAGGGTGTTGCCTGCCataataggctctggctcccccagcGTTCctgaattggggaaaaaaacagttagATACTGGGTGGATGAATAAAAGCATGGGGATATGTGTATAGAACTGCAGTCTTTAACTGTGTGCAGTATGGAACAGCAGCACTGTCCAATGAATTACAATTAAATTGCTCTTATCTATTTTGCATTTTCGTTTTGTGACAGTCGGATATAAGATAAATACCTGTGGTCAGAATTGATGGCAGCTGGATTCCTTTAGTTGATGCTCCTCTTCAAACACGATGAACATAATTCCTTATATTTATGTTTCTTCTTTATTGGGATTGGCACTTTTCATCCCAGAGGATCCCAAAGCACTATACAGACATTGTAAGGGATGAGTGGCAGCAAAatgtgagaaattgcttcaccactTGAAATAAGGTGGAACTTTAAGACCCGACTGCACAAGCTCAGAGTCGAATTTAGTCAAGAAATGTTGAGTAACGCCCCTGCTCTTTGGAACCATATACCTGCTCCAAAATTATGGTCCAAGGGAaatagtgccacctactggtcaacCAGCACAACCTGCGGCAGTTTGGATTTCTTTGGAGGTCCCTCAGCCTGGCTTAGTTTCTGAAATCTGAATTGAAGATCCCACTTCAAAGTAGTCATTCTGCTGCAAATCTTGTCACCTCTACCAACTTGTAATAACAGCTGTCAGACAGAACTCATTTTAAAAAGctctctttatttctttaatctTTATCAGTACTCTGTTGGGTAGATAGAGTGAGATCTGGCCTAGTTATGATGGCCTATATTCCTGTCTGTGATGTctcattttctgatctgcatcTGTCACTGCTGTGTTTCGTCTGTAGCTGGTTTTCCAGTTGGCTATGCGGCAGCAGCTCCAGCATACTCTCCCAACATGTACCCAGGAGCCAGCACAGCGTTCCAGACAGGTAGGCGTGCATGGTCCCTCAGATGCAGGGCTTTGTGCCAGTCGCAAGCTGCTGTCTGGGCTTCACAGAGCCTTCCCATGCTGTCATGTCTTAAGTCTTCTTCTGCCAAAACTGTCACACTAATATGAGCCACAGTGTTTACCATAGCGCATAAATGCTCTGGTTGCTGTCTGTGCATATCTGCATTTCATTGAAGcaacaaacatttttcaaaatgggGCCACTTCTTTTCCCCATCATAGCCTGGAATTGCCTGCTGCTCTTGAGCTTACAGTTCTGAAGAGAACGCACTTGTCTGAGTGGATTGCCTTCTTACACAGAGCTAACCTCACAGGCTTTAACTGAGGAGTTTTCTCCCCAGCTGGAGAGATGGTGCGCCTCATAGTGGTACCTGGGGATTCTTGCTCAGCGAGTCAAGGATATACGTCCAGCTCTGCTGGTCCACTGAGGGTCCACGAGACGGCTTGTGTGCTCTGGGACTCCTGGTCCAGTCCAGCCAAGAACCTAGCCCTGACATTATCTGGACAATATGACTTGACCTGCACCTGGAGCAAGTGCCTAGTTCCAGTTCAGCCAGTCTCGAGTCTACTGTATCGCGTTTAGGCATTTCTAAGTTGCCCTGTCAAAAAGGAAAAGTCAAAATACTGATTTTCGTAGTCAAATGTTAGAATTTTGTTAGATGATTAGAAAAATATGCAGGGGGGAGACGTTGAACTTTCTTGTTACAACTGTTGGAATGAAGTGATGTCTGTTTCTGAGGTGCCAGGTGAGATTCAGCTTGTTTTTGTGGGCTTCGTTTCAGGGTACACTCCAGGCACGCCATACAAAGTATCCCCAACCACTGGTGCGGTTCCCCCTTACTCCTCATCACCAAACCCCTATCAGGCTGCTGTCTACCCAGTGAGAAGTGCCTACCCCCAGCAGAACCCCTACGCACAGGTAACACGAGATCGGCTCTTCCATTCTTTCAGTGGCTTAATTGCAGTGTTCCACTTATTACAAGCGAACACTGTTTCCAGGCCTTAGTCTATGAAAATCCCAGGTTCTCTACAAAACATGCAAGTCTGGGGATCTCCAGGAGCAGGGGTGGGTATTTGTTCTCACGGAGATCACAGTTTTTGTGGTGATTTTAATCATCAAAATTGTCCTTTTTAGGGCTTTGGCTGGATCTTGCGTTGAATCCGGAAACATCAGGGAAAAGCAGTGTTTTGTATTTCCTGACCTTCATCTTTTGCAAAGTGAATACCTTATTGTTTGACGCAAATGTTCAGCTATTTTTACTTTATCTTTTCTCACTACCTAGCACAGCACCTATCTCAACAAAGCCCAGACTCCTCCCACTTACACCATCTTGTCACTTAGCAACTGCAAGCACGCCGGTCAAAATTAATTCTTGGAGGCCCTTTACCAGCGATCTCTGAAACGCTGATGGATGTTCAAAGGACAGCATGTTGATTATGTACTTAACAGCTGTGCACGCAACATACCATCTGAAAATTTACAATTTCTGCTTAGTTTAGCTGCTTAATAACTTGGGTTGGGTTGAAGCTGACAATTTGCCAGGGAGTCCAAGTAAAACTGCTGCCAGGCCTGTGAGAAGAGAGGGGCAGAGAGTACTGTTTGTAGAATGAAGGATCAGTTACACACTTGCTCTGATAAGGCAACTGTAGACGTTTAGGTTTTAAATTCTGAACGTTACTTGCTAATGTTAATCTACTTTTTATCAAAAATTTCCATCCTTAGTCTTCCTTGATTTACTATTACTGGGTTACGtcttttagatttttcttttcaatcgCGTCAAACAGTGTTTCTCGGACCTGGATCAAGGAGATGCTCTGCCTTCATTTTTTTGCTGCTTGTTCTTTAATCACGGGGAAATTGATTTCCTGTTTCTAATTTAgacctgtttttcttttctttttcccccaCTCATAAAAAAGTGTTTGTAATTGGTATCAGCCCTGTGTGAATTCCTTGTTTCAGAGCTGCCCTGAACTGAAATGTAATCGTTGTGGGAGTATTTGCCAGTCATTGCCACTGCAGGTGTTTAATAGTGTTCTTCTCCCTCTGTGTTCGTCCTCAGTTGAGCTCCTGTTAAAAACTTTTTTGTCAGAAATAAGTGAGCAAATTCTTAATCGACAAGTTACTCGGAAATTGGTGTCTGTTTCtgcagaaagtgtgttaaaTCAGTcgtgatgtttttttcagcccaaatCACCAAATCTATTGAATGAGAAAAATACATGCacatgtattatatatatatgcttaCTCTATCTTTTGACAATTTTTTAGCAATTGCAATCAATGCAGTCAATGAAATTTATTCCATAAATATACAAACTCATGTGTGGTAAATGTAAAGTATAACATTTGCTAAAGCATACAATTGTCAACACCCATTGTAAGCAATCGGTCTACCCCTTATAGGGCCAACCTatgtagtattatttttattttatttttgtgcatttCATCGTTATTGTGGGGAATGTCTgatatttctgattttaaaaacttaattCCCCTTATGCAGATGTCCATTAAAGTGAAGTGTGCTAGACCAAGGGTTTACTCTACCTTAGGGCATTTTTCTAAACACAAGGCCTGAGTGCAGAACGCAGTCTAAATAAGCAAGC
This genomic interval carries:
- the fam168b gene encoding myelin-associated neurite-outgrowth inhibitor isoform X2, yielding MNPVYSPAPTGVPYPNSKGIGYPAGFPVGYAAAAPAYSPNMYPGASTAFQTGYTPGTPYKVSPTTGAVPPYSSSPNPYQAAVYPVRSAYPQQNPYAQQGTYYTQPLYATPPHVIHHTTVVQPNGMPAAMYAPPIPPPRANGVTMGMVAGTTMAMSAGTLLTTHSPTPVAPHPVTMPTYRPPGTPTYSYVPPQW
- the fam168b gene encoding myelin-associated neurite-outgrowth inhibitor isoform X1 — translated: MNPVYSPAPTGVPYPNSKGIGYPAGFPVGYAAAAPAYSPNMYPGASTAFQTGYTPGTPYKVSPTTGAVPPYSSSPNPYQAAVYPVRSAYPQQNPYAQQQGTYYTQPLYATPPHVIHHTTVVQPNGMPAAMYAPPIPPPRANGVTMGMVAGTTMAMSAGTLLTTHSPTPVAPHPVTMPTYRPPGTPTYSYVPPQW